actcaaaatggaccaaagatctcaatataaaagaaagtaccataaaactcctagaagataatgtaggaaaacatcttcaagaccttgtattaggcggccacttcctagactttacacccaaagcacaagcaacaaaagagaaaatagataaatgggaactcctcaagcttagaagtttctgcacctgaaaggaatttctcaaaaaggtaaagaggcagccaactcaatgggaaaaaatttttggaaaccatgtatctgacaaaagactgatatcttgcatatacaaagaaatcctacaactcaatgacaatagtacagacagcccaattataaaatgggcaaaagatatgaaaagacagttctctgaagaggaaatacaaatggccaagaaacacatgaaaaaatgctcagcttcactagctattagagagatgcaaattaagaccacaatgagataccatctaacaccggttagaatggctgccattaaacaaacaggaaactacaaatgctggaggggatgtggagaaattggaactcttattcattgttggtgggactgtataatggttcagccactctggaagtcagtctggcagttccttagaaaactagatatagagctaccattcgatccagcgattgcacttctcggtatatacccggaagatcggaaagcagtgacacgaacagatatctgcacgccaatgttcatagcagcattattcacagttgccaagagatggaaacaacccaaatgtccttcaacagatgagtggataaataaaatgtggtatatacacacgatggaatactacgcggcagtaagaaggaacgatctggtgaaacatatgacaacatggatgaaccttgaagacataatgctgagcgaaataagccaggcacaaaaagagaaatattatatgctaccactaatgtgaactttgaaaaatgtaaaacaaatggtttataatgtagaatgtaggggaactagcagtagagagcaattaaggaagggggaacaataatccaagaagaacagataagctatttaatgttctggggatgcccagaaatgactatggtctgttaatttctgatggatatagtaggaacaagttcacagaaatgttgctatattaggtaactttcttggggtaaagtaggaacatgttggaagttaagcagttatcttaggttagttgtctttttcttacccccttgttatggtctctttgaaatgttcttttattgtatgtttgttttctttttaatttttttttcatacagttgatttaaaaaagaagggaaagttaaaaaaaaaaaaaaaagaaaaacaaggaaaaaaaaaaaaagatgtagtgcccccttgaggagcctgtggagaatgcaggggtattcgcctaccccacctccatggttgctaacatgaccacagacataggggactggtggtttgatgggttgagccctctaccataagttttacccttgggaagacggttgctgcaaaggagaggcgaggcctccctatatttgtgcctaagagtctcctcctgaatgcctctttgttgctcagatgtggccctctctctctggctaagccaacttgaaagatgaaatcactgccctcccccctacgtgggatcaaacacccaggggagtgaatctccctggcaacgtggaatatgactcctggggaggaatgtagacccggcatcgtgggacggagaacatcttcttgaccaaaagggggatgtgaaaggaaatgaaataagcttcagtggcagagagattccaaaatgagccgagagatcactctggtgggcactcttacgcacactttagacaaccctttttaggttctaaagaattggggtagctggtggtggatacctgaaactatcaaactacaacccagaacccatgaatctcgaagacagttgtataaaaatgtagcttatgaggggtgacaatgggattgggaaagccataaggaccaaactccactttgtctagtttatggatggatgtgtagaaaagtaggggaaggaaacaaacagacaaaggtacccagtgttcttttttacttcaattgctctttttcactctaattattattcttgttatttttgtgtgtgtgctaatgaaggtgtcagggattgatttaggtgataaatgtacaactatgtaatggtactgtaaacaatcgaaagtacaatttgttttgtatgactgcgtggtatgtgaatatatctcaataaaatgatgattaaaaaaaaatgaaccatcaatatgttgcatacaagagactcatcttagacacagggacacaaagaaactgaaagtgaaaggatggaaaaaaatatttcatgcaagctacagccaaaagaaagcaggggtagcaatattaatctcagataaaatagacttcaaatgcagggatgttttgagagacaaagaaggccactacatactaataaaaggggcaattcagcaagaagaaataacaaccgtaaatgtctatgcacccaatcaaggtgccacaaaatacatgagagaaacactggcaaaactaagggaagcaattgatgtttccacaataattgtgggagacttcaacacatcactctctcctatagatagatcaaccagacagaagaccaataaggaaattgaaaacctaaacaatctgataaatgaattagatttaacagacatatacaggacattacatcccaaatcaccaggatacacatacttttctagtgctcatggaactttctccagaatagatcatatgctgggacataaaacaagcctcaataaatttaaaaagattgaaattattcaaagcacattctctgaccacaatggaatacaattagaagtcaataaccatcagagacttagaaaattcacaaatacctggagattaaacaacacactcctaaacaatcagtgggttaacccTGACCCCgacccctgacccctgaccctgacccctgaccccgaCCCTGACCCCGACCCCGACCCTGACCccgaccctgaccctgaccctgaccccgaccctgaccctgaccctgacccgaACCCCGAACACGAACCCCTAACCCGAACACGAACACGAACCCGAACACGAACCCGAACACGAACACGAACCctaacccgaacccgaacccgaaccctaaccctaacccgaACCCCGAACCctaacccgaacccgaaccctaacccgaacccgaacccgaacccgaacccgaaccctaACCCCGAACCCCTAACCCGAACCcaaacccgaacccgaaccctaACCCCTAACCCGAACCCctaacccgaacccgaacccgaacccgaacccgaacccgaacccctAACCCCTAaccccgaacccgaacccgaaccccaAACCCTCACCCGTACCCTcacccctcaccctcaccctcaccctcaccctcacccgaccctcaccctcaccctcaccccgaCCCCGACCCTCACCCCGACCCCGACCCCGACCCCAACCCCGACCCCAACCCTGACCCGACCCTGACccgaccctgaccctgaccctgaccctgaccctaacTAGAGATAGTTAGGGGCTTGTTAACCAGTCGAACATCTTTTAACCCTCTCACCTCCTGGGTTAGCCAGGAAATGGGTCTCCATCTTCAGATGAGCCGACTACAACCCAGCTGGTTTGCTCCCCTGGTTCTGTGTCTGCTGCCAGGCTCACGAGTCCATCCCAAGCCTGCAAGTGccaattaaataaaattgttttcccCTAAGTGCTGGGTGAAATTATTAAACATGAGGGTGAAATTATTAGTCTCCAAAAATTAAGTTGCCCTCTGGGAGGACTCAAAGGAATTATCAAAATGAGTTACTGTCAAATTAGTTGTAAAGTGTAAAGATTAGGAGAAACTGGAAAACCTAGAAGGATCCTGCACTGACATGACCTCGAAGGTGATTTAAAGCTTTCTCTCAACTTTGAAGAAAGTGAAGTGAATCACACTGGCGAGGGTGGTTTTGGCAAGACGATGAGGAGCAAGGGTCACTGGACTGGGACTCAGGTGGCTTCTGATCTGCATCAGAAGGTCGTCACGAACAAAGTCCACTGATACGCTTTAAGGTCAATTTGAACGCACACAGCAAGTATTGCTTTTTAATTCCCCGGCTTTGACCGTTTTTTTAGAACTGCTGGCTCAGGTAAGAGGCTCCCCCGCCTGGACGTACTCCGGCAGCacctgctttttttgtttgttttgtgtttaagGCAGCAAAGGCCCTGGGGAGGATTCCTAGCCTGGGCGTAAGGTTCAGCCTCATCTCCCTGGAGGTGCTGAAACGTTTTTCCCTGTTCCAGGGCAGAACGGAGGTCCCCAAATCTGTAGGGACACGCCTCCACTCCAAGGTCTAAAGACCCAGCAGGTCCTGGCTCAGTGGGCAGGGGTGATGGACCGGGAGTGGTGGCCTGAGCAGGGGCTGCCCACACTGGATGAGACCAGCCTGGTCTGTATGGTCTCATGTCTTCTTGGcctcttctctccatgtttttgttGAGGGCTAAAGTGCTGAGAACCTTAGACGGAAGGATCAGCTTAGAGGAGACCACTGTCCTGATTTAGTTCTAGGCTGCCTGGGTCTGCTTTCCCTGGGCAAACGCAGTCCTGATGGGAAAGCCAATGTCACCACTTTATTCACAGATGTCATTAGATTTGGAGGAAATTTACAACCATGCTGTTTCCTTGACTGGCATTTCCCCATATCCCATGCCCGCCTGACAGGCCAGCCCAGTATGAAGCAAGCCACTTCCATACCCTGGACTGGGGCCATGTTGGAAGCCACTGCATTATCCTGTGGGTGACTTTTGCAGCATGTCTCTATGACTGAAATTAACAAGGGTCATAACTGACATTTGACTTGATACATTGCCTTTGGTTTATGGATGCCCCCCAAATTTCCCATGAGAAATAGGACAAAGAATAAGAAATTGTGGACTGAATAATAGAGTACAACTCAAGATGCCGTATCAAGAAGATCTCATCATAAATGATGGAAGTTCACTTTTCCGTCACCTAGCACGTCAGGGGTGGTTGCGCACCGGGCAATGGTCTGCGTCTAAAGATCAGACCCGCCTACCAAGTCCCTGTCATGCCCTTGGGTGGCTGTTGTTTCTGGGAAGTCTCCGTATTGGAGCTGTCTCCTGTCCTGAGTGATTTTTCACTTGCAGTGAGTTGACTTTCACCGTGtcgggtttatttggattctgGGGAGTGCCCAGGCCTCCACATGGGTGCGTTTCTGGAGCAGCAGAAAGATCTGACTGGCAAGGACCACAAAAGGAGTTAGATTCTTCTCTCTTTTGCTGTGCTGCCACTTTCTGCCACTCTGCACCTCACAGCTCCCTTCATAGGCAAGGGAATCAAATGGAGGCTGAGCTGCCCCCAGGCAGAAAGACGTCCCTGAACTGGTGGAGCCAAATGAGCTTGTCTGGCTTCTTCCAAGACCTCTGACATGGAGCTGTGGCCTCTGGCCACAGAAACCCCCATTTCCTGAGCCCCAAGGTGAATGTAACCACTGAAGTGCAAATGCTTTCCAAAAAGTCTCCTTCCCGAGATTGTTCAGAACTCCTGGGCATACCTAGAGCCAAACGCACCGGCTACTCCACCCTTGCCTTTCATGGTTTTCACCCAGAGACCTGACTCTCTTACCTATTCCACCCAACCCCAGGGATGACCCGGGTCCACCCACTGCCACACCCAGTGGTTGTGACCTAATAATAATGCCCTCTGGTAACCAGGTGACCCACCCAGGCGTGGGAGCCCAGAGCCCTGATCAGCTCTGTGTTGCCTGTGAGGACCTCCCTAGGGGACGTGTCCTCAGCTGATGGTGCAGACCAGGTTCCCTGAGTAAATGCCCTTTACCCATTCTCTTCAGACAGCATCACGTGGCTAGGGCATGAGGCTGAAAGAGGACCGGGGGACTCTCAGGGGAGGTCCCATCTTGCTGCTTGGGCTGTGGGCACTCCTGGGTCCAGTCCAGTGTTCTCCCGGCCGTCCCTTGTGGCGCTATATCTCCTCTGAGGTGGTGATTCCCAGGAAGCAGATGCACCGTGGGAGAGGCATTGAGGTGCCAGGCTGGGTGTCCTACAGCCTAAAATTTAGCGGCCAGAGACACGTCATCCACATGCGACTCAAGAACCTGTTCAAGCCCAGACATCTGCCAGTGATGTCCCAGGATGACCAAGGAGCCTTACAGATGGACTATCCCTACGTCCCAAGAGGCTGTTACTACATCGGCTACCTGGAGGACATTCCTTACTCCCTGGTCACCGTGGACACGTGCTATGGGGGAATTGAAGGTATTATGAAGTTGGATGACTTCTCCTATGAAATCAAACCTCTCAAGGATTCCCTCAGGTTTGAACACGTTGTTTCTCAGATAGTGGCAGAAAGAAATGCAACAGGGCCTTCATATAGACCAGGATACAAAGAGGATACAGACTCCTTGTTCTCTGCAGCAAACATCAGTGCAGCCCCGAGGATATCTAGTAAGTACTTTTCGTCCCATCCATTCAGTATAAAAGGACTTCCTCAATGTTCTCTTTCAATGTATAGTGTATTCAACAATTTCACAAATTGCGTCCACTACATGGTTTCTTTTACTAGTCTAATTGACTCCCTTATATGGGGTCTTCATGGGAGGTACATTATTTATGGTTTGATCATATATAATGCAAAGGATCCGGCCCCTCTAAACAATTACAATGTGCCAGGAAGTCCATTTCATGCATATTTTTCAAGAAACATCTTTCAAACAATTAATCCCCATTCATCTTTCTTGTTGGATAAAAATGGACCTCGTGACTTTGAGTTTACTGCACACCGTTCGAGTATATGCACAGCAAACAGTCTAGTAATGGTTGGCCAACTAGGCAGACATTACTTTTTGATGTCTACGCTGACAACACAGCATGTTACAAGAACTATTGGGGTGGTTTATGATGACCCTTCTTGTTCTTGCCAGAGGAGGACCTACTGCATCATGACCCAATTCCCCGGAATGACAGATGCATTCAGCAACTGCACCATCAAGCAAATTGCAGAAATATTGCGTAGTGGAACTTATTGCTTATATAAATTGCCTGAGCCATTTATGAATGCAACTCTAACAGAGATTCGTTGTGGGAATGGCAAAGTGGAGGCAAGGGAGCAATGTGACTGTGGCTCCCTCAAGCAATGTTATGGCAACCCCTGTTGTGAAACTAACTGCAGACTGACAGCTGGGAGCGTTTGCAATGTGGGAGAGTGCTGTACAAACTGTACTTACTCCCCGTCTGGGACACTCTGCAGACCTATCATAAACATATGTGATCTTCCGGAGTACTGCACTGGGAACACCTTTCAGTGC
The Choloepus didactylus isolate mChoDid1 chromosome 4, mChoDid1.pri, whole genome shotgun sequence DNA segment above includes these coding regions:
- the LOC119530965 gene encoding disintegrin and metalloproteinase domain-containing protein 29-like, producing MRLKEDRGTLRGGPILLLGLWALLGPVQCSPGRPLWRYISSEVVIPRKQMHRGRGIEVPGWVSYSLKFSGQRHVIHMRLKNLFKPRHLPVMSQDDQGALQMDYPYVPRGCYYIGYLEDIPYSLVTVDTCYGGIEGIMKLDDFSYEIKPLKDSLRFEHVVSQIVAERNATGPSYRPGYKEDTDSLFSAANISAAPRISSKYFSSHPFSIKGLPQCSLSMYSVFNNFTNCVHYMVSFTSLIDSLIWGLHGRYIIYGLIIYNAKDPAPLNNYNVPGSPFHAYFSRNIFQTINPHSSFLLDKNGPRDFEFTAHRSSICTANSLVMVGQLGRHYFLMSTLTTQHVTRTIGVVYDDPSCSCQRRTYCIMTQFPGMTDAFSNCTIKQIAEILRSGTYCLYKLPEPFMNATLTEIRCGNGKVEAREQCDCGSLKQCYGNPCCETNCRLTAGSVCNVGECCTNCTYSPSGTLCRPIINICDLPEYCTGNTFQCPDNFYLQDGTPCTEEGYCYRGNCTDRNMHCREIFGKQAVNAADICYQINTKANRFGHCTRNVEDPNFFACADEDVKCGRLQCSNITQLPRLQEHVSFHQSLISGALCFGLDEHRATETTDVGLVRNGSPCAKGKFCNNTYCNAIMSAINYDCLPQKCSFRGICNNRGNCHCHTGWEPPLCLRTGSGGSVDSGPPPRRTRAITPRKESVTYLRVIYGRIYGLIFAFLIGLATNVRAIKITES